In a genomic window of Croceibacterium sp. TMG7-5b_MA50:
- a CDS encoding response regulator transcription factor codes for MRILLVEDDAPLARSIVALLRPAGHAIDHVASGADALMVAGDEPYGLIILDVGLPDTDGFAVLDTLRRRGERVPILMLTARDALDDRVRGLDLGADDYLRKPFAPEELEARVRALGRRRGGDPVPRIVVGALTIDRSLGEARVGDQVLDLRRREWAVLDALATRAGQIVPRDVLLAEVFGFDEPVGGNALEVNITRLRAKLPADGPAIRTVRGLGYLLDAG; via the coding sequence TTGCGCATCCTGCTGGTCGAGGACGACGCTCCGCTGGCGCGCAGCATTGTCGCGCTGCTGCGCCCGGCCGGGCATGCGATCGACCACGTGGCGAGCGGCGCAGACGCGCTGATGGTGGCGGGGGACGAGCCCTATGGCCTGATCATCCTGGATGTCGGCCTGCCCGACACCGACGGCTTCGCCGTGCTCGACACCCTGCGCCGACGGGGCGAACGGGTGCCGATCCTGATGCTGACCGCGCGCGACGCGCTGGACGACCGGGTGCGTGGGCTGGACCTTGGCGCGGACGATTACCTGCGCAAGCCCTTCGCGCCGGAGGAGTTGGAGGCGCGGGTGCGCGCACTCGGCCGACGGCGCGGCGGCGACCCGGTGCCGCGGATCGTGGTGGGGGCGCTGACGATCGACCGGTCGCTGGGGGAGGCGCGTGTCGGCGACCAGGTGCTGGACCTGCGCCGCCGGGAATGGGCCGTGCTGGACGCGCTGGCCACGCGCGCCGGGCAGATCGTGCCACGCGACGTCCTGCTGGCCGAGGTGTTCGGCTTCGACGAGCCCGTCGGCGGCAACGCGCTGGAGGTCAACATCACCCGCCTGCGCGCCAAGCTGCCGGCGGACGGTCCGGCAATCCGCACGGTGCGCGGGCTCGGCTACCTTCTCGATGCCGGTTGA
- a CDS encoding sensor histidine kinase N-terminal domain-containing protein translates to MPVERDLPARGRTLALRTRLLLAMLVPLLAVAVLLGLAGATLIADVVRRANDRVLGGALGAIADTVQVEGGAVTLDLPPAAFAMLQNAQRDNIYYRVAVGRTLLTGYPDLSAPDIAGLIAGTPRYRYARFRGQDVRIAEVRRALPGVAAPVIVQVAETLDSRRALRWRLIAALVAGELVLVSVAVLLIRPALGWSLRPLATLRGAVTARDTRATPDLSPLETGPLPEELRPLADAFDHLLARLDAATAGMRRFTADASHQMRTPLSVLKVQVALARRGDPDALGEIADAADRLERLVTQLLALARAEEAGALPPLEDVDLREVAIAVINRRIGQAIDAGVELNLVAATGPFLVAAHRTLLFEIVSNLLDNAIRYNRAGGLVVVVIERAAGATTIAVADDGPGLPAADLERAGQRFVRLASSAGREGSGLGLAIVRSAAQRLGAELAIINTDPGLRVTLTFSQPDRVARAAR, encoded by the coding sequence ATGCCGGTTGAGCGCGATCTGCCGGCCAGGGGCCGCACGCTGGCCCTGCGTACACGGTTGCTGCTGGCGATGTTGGTACCGTTGCTGGCGGTCGCGGTCCTGCTTGGGCTGGCGGGCGCGACCCTGATCGCCGACGTGGTGCGCCGCGCGAATGACCGGGTGCTGGGCGGCGCGCTGGGTGCGATCGCCGATACTGTGCAGGTGGAAGGGGGCGCTGTCACGCTGGACCTGCCGCCCGCCGCCTTCGCGATGCTGCAGAATGCGCAGCGCGACAACATCTACTACCGCGTCGCCGTGGGCCGCACGCTCCTGACCGGTTATCCCGACCTGTCCGCGCCCGACATCGCCGGCCTGATCGCGGGGACACCGCGCTACCGCTATGCCCGGTTCCGGGGGCAGGACGTCCGTATCGCGGAGGTGCGGCGGGCGTTGCCCGGCGTCGCCGCGCCGGTGATCGTGCAGGTGGCAGAGACGCTGGACAGTCGCAGGGCGCTGCGCTGGCGGTTGATCGCGGCGCTGGTGGCGGGCGAGCTGGTGCTGGTAAGCGTGGCCGTATTGCTGATCCGCCCGGCCCTTGGCTGGAGCCTCAGGCCCCTTGCCACCCTCCGCGGCGCGGTCACGGCGCGCGACACCCGCGCCACGCCGGACCTGTCACCGCTGGAGACCGGCCCCTTGCCGGAAGAGCTGCGCCCGTTGGCCGATGCCTTCGATCACTTGCTCGCCCGACTGGATGCCGCCACTGCGGGGATGCGCCGCTTCACCGCCGATGCGTCGCACCAGATGCGGACCCCGCTCAGCGTGCTGAAGGTGCAGGTCGCTCTGGCCCGGCGGGGCGATCCGGACGCGTTGGGGGAGATCGCCGATGCCGCCGACCGGCTGGAACGGCTGGTGACCCAGCTGCTGGCGCTGGCCCGGGCGGAGGAGGCCGGCGCCTTGCCGCCACTGGAGGATGTCGACCTGCGCGAAGTGGCGATTGCCGTCATCAACCGCCGCATCGGGCAGGCGATCGACGCCGGCGTGGAGCTGAACCTGGTGGCAGCCACCGGCCCATTCCTGGTGGCAGCACATCGCACGCTGCTGTTCGAAATTGTGTCCAACCTGCTCGACAACGCTATCCGCTACAACCGGGCGGGCGGACTGGTGGTGGTCGTGATCGAGCGTGCGGCGGGCGCGACCACCATCGCGGTCGCCGATGACGGACCCGGTCTTCCCGCAGCCGATCTGGAACGGGCGGGCCAGCGCTTCGTGCGGCTGGCGAGCAGCGCGGGACGCGAAGGCAGCGGCTTGGGCCTTGCCATCGTCCGTTCCGCCGCGCAGCGGCTGGGGGCGGAGCTGGCGATCATCAACACCGATCCCGGACTGCGGGTCACGCTGACCTTCTCGCAACCTGACCGGGTCGCGAGAGCGGCCCGATGA
- a CDS encoding ABC transporter transmembrane domain-containing protein, translating to MAAERLGFRDAIGWLTEIVGPDSAYIRLGLIYTVGISLLSLATPISVQLLINSVAQTAMPAPLWALSGVLLLLLLIVVAISSLRVWIMALFERRLFARVVAEVTVRAVHAQNPFFADSKRGDLFNRYFDLVVVQKAVPSLVIGAFTIVLQAIVGLVITSFYHPFFLAFNLTLVGAIALIWLVFRRGAINGAVALSHAKHNAAQWLQSVGGSNGFYKSSRHLDFVMDRSEAFTAGYIGAHKRYFRYQFAQTIAFFLVYAFASAALLLLGGNLILQGQLSLGQLIAAELILSGVFYGISQLGWYLDTFYDLIASSEEMSLLFAIPQEPPVGGTEGVRDGSLKLTDVHLEGARFDLTLAAGEQVVMVAAPLAEQRLARLLKRHKHPERGLVQIGGADLGALDMYRLRSDVLVMDRTTIVDVTVREYLQLARAGDGGELEALRVVGLERRIATLPQGLDTPLAASGHPLSIGETMALKLANALLVRPRVLLLGQIFDLLPPERLMAALAHLRAHGTTVLLSTLRPEDLPLDTWLYLGMDRQQRCDGLEELQELARKMEGADAAAA from the coding sequence GTGGCAGCTGAACGCTTGGGTTTCCGGGATGCGATCGGGTGGCTGACGGAGATCGTCGGCCCTGACAGCGCCTATATCCGGCTGGGCCTGATCTATACGGTCGGGATCAGCCTGCTGTCGCTCGCCACACCGATCTCCGTCCAGCTCCTGATCAACAGCGTGGCGCAGACCGCCATGCCGGCGCCGTTATGGGCGCTGTCGGGCGTGCTGCTGTTGCTGCTGCTCATCGTGGTGGCGATCAGTTCGCTCAGGGTCTGGATCATGGCGCTGTTCGAACGCCGGCTGTTCGCACGCGTGGTGGCGGAGGTGACGGTGCGTGCCGTCCATGCACAAAACCCGTTCTTTGCCGATTCCAAGCGCGGTGACCTGTTCAACCGCTATTTCGACCTGGTGGTGGTGCAGAAGGCCGTACCCAGCCTGGTGATCGGCGCCTTCACCATCGTGCTGCAGGCGATCGTCGGGCTGGTGATCACCAGCTTCTATCACCCGTTCTTTCTCGCCTTCAACCTGACGCTGGTCGGCGCGATCGCGCTGATCTGGCTGGTGTTCCGCCGGGGCGCCATCAACGGTGCCGTGGCGCTCAGCCATGCCAAGCACAACGCCGCGCAGTGGTTGCAGAGCGTGGGCGGGTCCAACGGGTTCTACAAATCGTCCCGCCATCTCGACTTCGTGATGGATCGTTCGGAAGCCTTCACTGCCGGCTACATTGGTGCGCACAAGCGATACTTCCGCTACCAGTTCGCCCAGACCATCGCCTTCTTCCTGGTCTACGCCTTCGCCAGCGCGGCGCTGCTGCTGCTGGGCGGCAACCTGATCCTGCAGGGGCAATTGTCACTCGGGCAGCTGATCGCGGCGGAGCTGATCCTGTCGGGCGTGTTCTACGGCATCAGCCAGCTGGGCTGGTATCTCGACACCTTCTACGACCTGATCGCCAGTTCGGAGGAGATGTCGCTGCTGTTCGCCATACCGCAGGAACCGCCGGTGGGCGGTACGGAAGGTGTGCGTGACGGTTCGCTGAAGTTGACGGACGTCCACCTGGAAGGCGCCCGCTTCGACCTGACCCTGGCTGCTGGGGAGCAGGTGGTGATGGTGGCTGCACCGCTGGCGGAACAACGGCTCGCACGGCTGCTGAAACGACATAAGCATCCCGAACGCGGGTTGGTGCAGATCGGAGGCGCTGATCTCGGCGCGCTCGACATGTACCGCTTGCGATCGGACGTGCTGGTGATGGATCGCACCACGATCGTGGACGTCACCGTGCGCGAATATCTGCAACTGGCTCGCGCCGGCGACGGCGGGGAACTGGAGGCGTTGCGGGTGGTCGGGCTGGAGCGCCGTATCGCCACCCTGCCGCAAGGCCTCGATACGCCGCTTGCGGCTTCGGGCCACCCGTTGAGCATCGGTGAGACCATGGCGCTCAAGCTGGCGAACGCGCTGCTGGTACGGCCGCGGGTGCTGCTGCTGGGCCAGATCTTCGACCTGCTGCCCCCCGAACGGCTGATGGCGGCGCTGGCGCATCTGCGGGCCCACGGCACCACGGTGTTGCTGAGCACGCTGCGGCCGGAGGATCTGCCGCTCGACACCTGGCTGTATCTCGGCATGGACCGGCAGCAGCGATGCGACGGGCTGGAGGAACTGCAGGAACTGGCGCGCAAGATGGAGGGTGCCGATGCCGCCGCAGCCTGA
- a CDS encoding HlyD family efflux transporter periplasmic adaptor subunit codes for MPPQPEYSAHFKSLAAQRPPRVGVVFAWMLAIGIGVSVAVMLVVPWVQTAVGQGQVVSLDPLDRAQDVTTLVPGRIAQWYVTDGQQVAEGDLIARVADVDPDLLSRLQAERTEVEAEIAAVQQSQAVANIDVGRNRQLLAEGLASRRDYEQAQIRVADAAAQLAQARAKLNRVNVELNRQSAQLVRAPRAGRIQTLNAAAGGGLVTAGTVLAVVAPEEPQRAVELLINGMDVPLIRPGRPVRLEFEGWPAIQFSGWPSVAYGYFDGRVRTIDPNANATGLFRVLVEPMPGKPDWPNARFVRLGGKVQGWIQGETVSVGYELWRQINDFPLEFGQTAAGNGQIVPGSPAEGGGASGN; via the coding sequence ATGCCGCCGCAGCCTGAATACAGCGCCCATTTCAAAAGCCTGGCCGCACAGCGCCCGCCCCGTGTCGGCGTCGTGTTCGCCTGGATGCTGGCCATCGGGATCGGTGTGTCCGTCGCGGTGATGCTGGTGGTGCCGTGGGTGCAGACCGCCGTGGGACAGGGGCAGGTCGTCAGCCTGGACCCGCTGGACCGGGCGCAGGACGTGACCACGCTGGTCCCCGGCCGGATCGCGCAATGGTATGTCACGGACGGGCAGCAGGTGGCCGAAGGCGACCTCATCGCGCGGGTGGCGGACGTCGATCCCGACCTTCTGTCCCGCCTGCAGGCGGAACGGACGGAGGTTGAGGCGGAGATCGCCGCCGTGCAGCAGTCGCAGGCTGTCGCCAACATCGATGTGGGCCGTAACCGGCAATTGCTGGCCGAAGGGCTCGCCTCCCGCCGCGACTACGAACAGGCGCAGATCCGCGTGGCGGACGCCGCGGCACAGCTGGCGCAGGCGCGGGCGAAGCTGAACCGGGTCAATGTGGAGCTGAACCGGCAGTCGGCGCAGCTGGTGCGGGCGCCGCGGGCCGGGCGTATCCAGACGCTGAACGCCGCTGCGGGCGGCGGGCTGGTCACCGCCGGCACGGTGCTGGCGGTCGTCGCGCCGGAGGAACCGCAGCGCGCGGTGGAGCTGCTGATCAATGGCATGGACGTGCCGCTGATCCGGCCGGGCCGGCCCGTGCGGCTGGAATTCGAAGGCTGGCCGGCGATCCAGTTCAGCGGCTGGCCGTCGGTCGCCTACGGCTATTTCGACGGTCGGGTGCGCACGATTGACCCCAATGCCAACGCCACCGGGCTGTTTCGCGTACTGGTCGAACCGATGCCCGGGAAGCCAGACTGGCCGAACGCCCGCTTCGTGCGGCTGGGCGGCAAGGTGCAGGGCTGGATCCAGGGGGAGACGGTCAGCGTCGGGTACGAGCTGTGGCGGCAGATCAACGACTTCCCGCTGGAATTCGGGCAGACCGCCGCGGGCAATGGACAGATCGTGCCGGGCAGTCCGGCCGAAGGCGGCGGGGCGTCCGGCAACTGA
- a CDS encoding TolC family protein — protein MRCTAILGWLAVLACAGTARAQDIAPLPAPALVPGDASAVAPSGPLLLAEVLQSSARTAPQIIAALAQVRVAEGRALSAEGAFDTVFEVDGDARPLGYYEGAEVSARVTRPLTDNGGYVYGGYDVSRGRFAPYYGNYYTDKLGELSIGGLFSLLRDRMVDERRTQRTLAASGIDIARFERELTALGVQFRAVSAYQDWVATGLRLRAYQDLLDLAESRRGAIVRQVELGARPEILLTENDQNLVRRRALVTQARGEFAAAAAALSLYYRDNAGQPLVVAADRLPADATALAGVAAADADWAQSRPELQVLLAEIDQANARLALAENDLRPRLDLRGDLSQDFGAQSLGGPSYGELEAIVGFRFSFPLQNRAARGRVDQALAEIDALEARGRYLRDQIAVEVRGITVRVDAARQLAGIAAEERRLAERLAQAERRRFELGSSDFFLVNQREETATDAQVRLIDAQARIATARAELAAAVADREALGLVP, from the coding sequence ATGCGATGCACGGCGATCCTCGGCTGGCTGGCGGTGCTGGCCTGTGCGGGCACGGCGCGGGCGCAGGACATCGCCCCGCTGCCGGCGCCAGCCCTCGTGCCGGGTGACGCATCGGCCGTGGCCCCGTCCGGGCCCTTGCTGCTGGCGGAGGTGCTGCAATCCTCCGCCCGCACTGCCCCGCAGATCATCGCGGCGCTGGCGCAGGTCCGCGTCGCAGAAGGGCGCGCGCTGTCGGCGGAGGGGGCGTTCGACACCGTGTTCGAGGTGGACGGCGATGCCCGTCCGCTGGGCTATTACGAAGGGGCGGAGGTGTCGGCCCGCGTCACCCGTCCGCTGACCGACAATGGCGGTTACGTCTATGGCGGTTACGACGTCAGCCGCGGGCGGTTCGCGCCCTATTACGGCAATTACTACACAGACAAACTGGGTGAGCTGTCGATCGGCGGCCTGTTCTCCCTGCTGCGCGACCGGATGGTGGACGAACGCCGCACGCAGCGCACGCTGGCGGCGAGCGGGATAGACATCGCGCGGTTCGAACGGGAGCTGACGGCGCTCGGCGTGCAGTTCCGCGCGGTCAGCGCGTATCAGGACTGGGTCGCCACCGGTCTCAGACTGCGGGCCTACCAGGACCTGCTGGACCTGGCCGAAAGCCGGCGCGGCGCCATCGTGCGGCAGGTGGAACTGGGCGCCCGGCCGGAAATCCTGCTGACGGAGAACGACCAGAACCTCGTCCGTCGGCGCGCACTGGTCACGCAGGCGCGCGGGGAGTTCGCCGCGGCGGCCGCCGCGCTGTCGTTGTATTACCGCGACAATGCGGGCCAACCGCTGGTGGTCGCGGCCGACCGCCTGCCGGCGGATGCGACCGCGCTGGCCGGGGTGGCTGCGGCGGATGCCGACTGGGCGCAGAGCCGGCCCGAACTGCAGGTGCTGCTGGCGGAGATCGACCAGGCCAATGCCCGGCTGGCGCTGGCCGAAAACGACCTGCGCCCCCGGCTGGATCTGCGCGGCGACCTCAGCCAGGATTTCGGCGCACAGAGCCTTGGCGGACCGAGCTATGGCGAGCTGGAGGCGATCGTCGGCTTCCGCTTCTCCTTCCCGCTGCAGAACCGCGCCGCGCGCGGCCGGGTGGATCAGGCCCTGGCGGAGATCGATGCGCTGGAGGCAAGGGGCCGTTACCTGCGCGACCAGATCGCGGTGGAGGTGCGCGGCATCACCGTGCGGGTAGATGCGGCGCGCCAGCTTGCCGGCATCGCGGCGGAGGAACGCCGCTTGGCGGAGCGGCTGGCCCAGGCCGAACGGCGCAGGTTCGAACTGGGGTCGAGCGACTTCTTCCTGGTCAACCAGCGGGAGGAGACCGCGACCGACGCACAGGTCCGGCTGATCGATGCCCAGGCCCGCATCGCCACCGCGCGGGCGGAACTCGCGGCCGCCGTCGCCGACCGCGAGGCGCTGGGCCTGGTGCCGTGA
- a CDS encoding Gfo/Idh/MocA family oxidoreductase, translating into MKDLGLPPVQRRSVLGGFAAGAALATVAMPGAAAAQGARRRYASVGVGSRNRMYQRAIWGDHKAHAELVATVDVNPGRMALVGQWAAEAGAPAPRAYLADEFDKMVREQKPDVIIVTTPDALHDAYLVRALEAGCDVLTEKPMTTTAEKAQRILDAVERTGRHIRVTHNYRYAPYRSQVKELLMAGEIGDVLSVDFQWLLNTTHGADYFRRWHSQKQVSGGLMIHKASHHFDLVNWWLSDMPVEVQAVGKREFYTPAMARRFGLDGPHERCHTCPEKAECTFFFDLEADPALKAMYLDKERYDGYHRDQCVWRPSIDIEDTMNVIVKYAGGTTLSYSLNAFNAWEGYTIAFNGTKGRLEHVVIEQAGISGLNGSSMGDAIQTRIIPMRGNPRDITPTVGSGGHGGGDTLMLAEIFDPNVAADPLLRRADERAGSAAILIGVAANRCFETGSPVRIADLVSGLQAPEFPAMPTHDQPVPMPPRPPRRT; encoded by the coding sequence ATGAAGGATTTGGGGCTGCCGCCGGTGCAACGCCGATCTGTACTGGGCGGCTTCGCGGCCGGCGCCGCGCTGGCGACGGTCGCGATGCCGGGGGCGGCAGCGGCGCAGGGCGCGCGCCGGCGCTACGCCTCCGTCGGGGTGGGCAGCCGCAACCGGATGTACCAGCGGGCGATCTGGGGCGATCACAAGGCGCATGCCGAGCTGGTGGCGACGGTCGACGTCAATCCAGGCCGGATGGCGCTGGTCGGCCAGTGGGCGGCGGAGGCGGGCGCACCCGCACCGCGCGCCTATCTGGCCGACGAGTTCGACAAGATGGTGCGCGAACAGAAGCCAGACGTCATCATCGTCACCACGCCCGACGCGCTGCATGACGCATATCTCGTCCGCGCGCTGGAGGCGGGCTGCGATGTGCTGACCGAAAAGCCGATGACGACCACGGCGGAGAAGGCCCAGCGGATCCTTGATGCCGTCGAACGGACTGGGCGGCACATTCGCGTGACCCACAATTACCGCTACGCCCCATATCGCAGCCAGGTGAAGGAGCTGCTGATGGCGGGAGAGATCGGCGACGTATTGTCGGTCGATTTCCAGTGGCTGCTGAACACCACCCATGGCGCCGACTACTTCCGTCGCTGGCATTCGCAGAAGCAGGTGTCGGGTGGCCTGATGATCCACAAGGCCAGCCACCATTTCGACCTCGTCAACTGGTGGTTGTCCGACATGCCGGTGGAGGTCCAGGCCGTCGGCAAGCGCGAGTTCTACACCCCCGCAATGGCGCGCCGCTTCGGCCTCGACGGCCCGCATGAGCGTTGCCATACCTGCCCGGAGAAGGCGGAATGCACCTTCTTCTTCGATCTGGAGGCGGACCCGGCGCTGAAGGCCATGTACCTCGATAAGGAAAGGTATGACGGCTATCACCGCGACCAGTGCGTGTGGCGCCCGTCGATCGATATCGAGGACACGATGAACGTCATCGTGAAATATGCCGGCGGAACCACGCTCAGCTACAGCCTGAATGCCTTCAACGCGTGGGAGGGCTATACGATCGCCTTCAACGGCACCAAGGGCCGGCTGGAGCATGTGGTGATCGAACAGGCCGGCATATCGGGGCTGAACGGCAGCAGCATGGGCGATGCGATCCAGACGCGGATCATCCCCATGCGCGGCAATCCCCGCGACATCACGCCCACCGTTGGCAGCGGCGGCCATGGTGGCGGCGACACGTTGATGCTGGCGGAGATCTTCGATCCGAACGTGGCCGCCGATCCGCTGCTCCGCCGCGCGGACGAGCGGGCCGGGTCCGCCGCGATCCTGATCGGAGTGGCGGCGAACCGTTGTTTCGAGACGGGATCGCCCGTCCGCATCGCCGATCTGGTCAGCGGGCTGCAGGCACCCGAGTTCCCGGCCATGCCGACGCATGACCAGCCCGTGCCGATGCCGCCGCGTCCGCCACGCAGGACCTGA
- a CDS encoding TonB-dependent receptor, protein MKEPAITGRMVARGAVSCLAVATALLVQPALAQTAQTTPPSQPEAPAGDSASGVPTPEVPGDGSEIVVTGFRASLNSALELKRTETAAIDSIVAEDIGKFPDANLAESMQRIPGVALSRGDGGEGRNISVRGLGAAFTRVRINGMEGTSQTGASDIYGAGNSGRSFDFNAFPTEIFSALAVRKTPSADVEEGSLGATVDLKAPHPLDYDTDFVFTATARGIYNEISDQIDPRASALVSKQFMDGTVGVLASLAYSKRNLREVGYSAVNVLPAYIDGGFCSPVGYTPQNPASNPTRGINAANCSTNNPRTSTVAAYEAIQSRLGIANRPGGGAFFPRIPRYVNSEQDAERVGATLSLQWQPSDRTDISIDGLYSRFDVERRDNYIGAISFGRTANNGGKPMTSVRDIQFDDNGSLVYGLFDGVDVRSEGLVDRFVSTFEQVNINIDHRFTDNLRFTGLIGASDSKFYSPLRLQTFIDAIDVDNFAIDFRDGGTIPTLGLGIDVANPANFSYAPSPDNNFTVLGGFSTAGRPLTQDTSNKTVEGNLEWNVLDEVAIKVGAQWRESDYQTTGFNLIPSQVAVRALPAGTTVGDITRQIEGFGDLLGQGSPAEFTAVDPEKWQDTFGFDSFQYCGVECGAARSGVRERIKSAYIMATFDTADLLPIPVRGDVGVRYVSTDQDSFGFIPVTAPAGAPFPTVGQRGDVNRSYDEWLPSLNLVAEITPDLLARVSAAKVLSRPELGQLTPTAGVTVATRTGNVNNPFLDPIRANTFDFSLEWYFAEGSLLSVAYFHKDIQSYIQAISSQVPYSSLGLPDELLANTPSTPADLFTVNRSTNTPGGPLNGVEVNAQAPLRFLPGILSNLGVLASYTYVKSEINYILASANGVPTQTTTDDLIDLSTHSASGTLYYEDDRFSIRGTASYRDSFNRAIPSGANDSDVRANASTFFVDASASYNLTDNLRLILEGQNLTDERNTLYIDSVRQDTLFETRIGRTITLGANVKF, encoded by the coding sequence ATGAAAGAGCCTGCAATCACAGGTCGTATGGTCGCGCGTGGCGCAGTGTCCTGCCTGGCGGTCGCCACCGCCCTGCTGGTACAACCGGCGCTGGCGCAGACCGCGCAGACCACGCCGCCATCCCAGCCGGAGGCACCAGCAGGCGACAGCGCCAGCGGCGTACCCACCCCTGAGGTGCCCGGCGACGGCAGCGAGATCGTCGTCACCGGCTTCCGCGCATCGCTGAACAGCGCGCTGGAACTAAAGCGCACCGAAACCGCCGCGATCGACAGCATCGTGGCGGAAGACATCGGCAAGTTCCCGGACGCCAATCTCGCCGAATCCATGCAGCGCATCCCCGGTGTGGCGCTGAGCCGCGGCGATGGCGGTGAAGGACGCAATATCTCCGTCCGCGGGCTTGGCGCTGCCTTCACCCGCGTGCGCATCAACGGGATGGAGGGCACGTCGCAGACCGGCGCATCCGACATCTACGGTGCCGGCAATTCGGGCCGCAGTTTCGACTTCAACGCCTTCCCGACGGAGATCTTCTCCGCGCTGGCCGTACGCAAGACCCCGTCGGCCGATGTGGAGGAAGGCAGCCTTGGCGCGACGGTCGACCTGAAGGCACCGCACCCGCTCGACTACGACACCGATTTCGTGTTCACCGCCACGGCGCGCGGCATCTACAACGAGATCAGCGACCAGATCGATCCGCGCGCATCGGCGCTGGTATCCAAGCAGTTCATGGACGGCACGGTCGGGGTGCTCGCCTCGCTCGCCTATTCCAAGCGCAACCTGCGCGAGGTCGGCTATTCCGCGGTCAACGTCCTGCCCGCCTACATTGACGGCGGCTTCTGCTCCCCCGTGGGCTACACGCCGCAGAACCCGGCCAGCAATCCGACGCGCGGGATCAATGCGGCCAATTGCAGCACCAACAATCCGCGCACCAGCACGGTCGCCGCATATGAGGCGATCCAGAGCCGACTGGGTATCGCGAACCGACCGGGCGGCGGGGCCTTCTTCCCGCGCATCCCCCGCTATGTGAATTCGGAACAGGATGCGGAACGCGTCGGCGCCACCCTGTCGCTGCAGTGGCAGCCGAGCGACCGGACCGACATTTCGATCGACGGCCTGTATTCCCGCTTCGACGTGGAGCGGCGCGACAATTACATCGGCGCGATCTCCTTCGGCCGCACCGCCAACAATGGCGGCAAGCCGATGACGTCCGTGCGCGACATCCAGTTCGACGACAACGGCTCCCTCGTCTACGGCCTGTTCGACGGCGTCGACGTCCGTTCCGAAGGGCTGGTCGACCGCTTCGTGTCCACCTTCGAACAGGTGAACATCAACATCGACCACCGGTTCACCGACAATCTGCGGTTCACCGGCCTGATCGGCGCATCCGATTCCAAGTTCTACAGCCCGCTGCGCCTGCAGACCTTCATCGATGCGATCGATGTCGACAATTTCGCGATCGACTTCCGCGATGGCGGCACGATCCCGACGCTTGGCCTTGGCATCGACGTCGCGAACCCGGCGAACTTCAGCTACGCGCCGAGCCCCGACAACAACTTCACCGTGCTGGGCGGGTTCAGCACCGCCGGCCGTCCGCTGACGCAGGATACCAGCAACAAGACGGTCGAGGGCAACCTCGAATGGAACGTTCTGGACGAAGTCGCGATCAAGGTCGGCGCCCAATGGCGCGAGAGTGATTACCAGACCACGGGCTTCAACCTGATCCCCAGCCAGGTCGCGGTCCGCGCCCTGCCCGCCGGCACCACGGTCGGCGACATCACCCGGCAGATCGAAGGGTTCGGCGACCTGCTGGGCCAGGGCTCCCCGGCGGAGTTCACCGCCGTCGATCCGGAGAAATGGCAGGACACCTTCGGCTTCGACAGCTTCCAGTATTGCGGGGTCGAGTGTGGCGCGGCGCGGTCCGGCGTGCGGGAGCGGATCAAGAGCGCCTATATCATGGCGACCTTCGACACCGCCGACCTGCTGCCGATCCCCGTCCGCGGCGACGTGGGCGTACGTTACGTCAGCACGGACCAGGATTCATTCGGTTTCATCCCGGTCACCGCACCCGCCGGCGCCCCGTTCCCGACCGTCGGCCAGCGCGGCGACGTGAACCGCAGCTATGACGAATGGCTCCCCTCGCTGAACCTGGTGGCGGAGATCACGCCGGACCTGCTGGCGCGCGTCTCGGCAGCGAAGGTGCTGTCGCGGCCGGAGCTGGGCCAGTTGACGCCGACGGCGGGGGTGACGGTCGCCACCCGCACCGGCAACGTGAACAACCCGTTCCTCGACCCGATCCGGGCCAACACGTTCGACTTCTCGCTCGAATGGTATTTCGCCGAAGGGTCGCTGCTCTCGGTCGCCTACTTCCACAAGGACATCCAGTCCTACATCCAGGCGATTTCCAGCCAGGTACCCTACAGCTCGCTGGGTCTGCCGGACGAATTGCTGGCCAACACACCGTCGACCCCGGCCGACCTGTTCACCGTCAACCGGTCGACCAACACGCCGGGCGGCCCGCTGAACGGTGTGGAGGTGAACGCGCAGGCGCCCTTGCGCTTCCTGCCCGGCATCCTGTCGAACCTGGGCGTCCTGGCGAGCTACACCTACGTCAAGTCGGAGATCAACTACATCCTGGCGAGCGCCAATGGCGTACCGACGCAGACCACGACCGACGATCTGATCGACCTGTCGACCCACTCGGCCAGCGGCACGCTGTATTACGAGGATGACCGGTTCAGCATTCGCGGCACCGCCAGCTACCGCGACAGCTTCAACCGCGCCATCCCGTCGGGCGCAAACGACAGCGACGTGCGGGCCAACGCCTCCACCTTCTTCGTCGATGCGTCCGCGTCCTACAACCTGACGGACAATCTGCGGCTGATCCTGGAAGGGCAGAACCTGACGGACGAGCGCAACACGCTGTATATCGACAGCGTGCGGCAGGACACTTTGTTCGAGACGCGGATTGGCCGGACCATCACACTGGGCGCGAACGTCAAGTTCTAA